Part of the Aptenodytes patagonicus chromosome 2, bAptPat1.pri.cur, whole genome shotgun sequence genome, AAACCATCCACAGTCATGGTGTTCATGGCCCTACCATCAATCTTTAGCAGTAAATGGGACCGTTGTGAATAAAAATTGTACCATATGTAATAAAGTGGTTACACTCCTCAAAATGCTATTTAATGTACTACATTTTTAAAGACATGGAAATAAAGGCATGCACAGGAGACTGTTAGCAGTAGAGTTAGAAAAATGTATGTCCCTTGTAAGTTGTGATTTTCCACATCTCTGTGTACTTATCCCTAAAGTGTTCTCAGGAATATGTGCAGTTCTGCCTACCCCAAGATAAAGCCTGGGTATGAGTCCTGACAATGCCAGGGCAATTCAGCAGAACACTGTAAATCTGCAGGCGTTCACAAGCACGTTCTCAGTTTCACGGGCAGACCCTAAGAGCGCAGAGTGGCATTTCTAACTATTTTACTCTAATTGTGGCATTTCTTTGTaatagaaacagcaaaaatgatCCTGGCAATTGCTTTTTAGCTTCATCTCATTCACTGGAACTCAGACAAGTATTCGAATGTAGCTGAGGCGTTGGAGAAGCCGGGTGGCTTGGCAATTGTCACTGTTTTCCTGAAGGTCAGTTACTGACATACTGAAAACACGTGTCTCTCTTCCCTTATCAAAAATGCAGTCAGTGATGAGGAGTAGGAAAAACACGTCTTTGTGTTAAATCGGTGGAGATGACTGTCTCTTATCCTGATTAAGCCCATGTTGCCAGCTGTGCCCATGCTTCTACATGGACATTTTACCCAAACCCCCATTTCATCCACGGAGCTTTCTGGAAGAGCTGTGCTTTAAAGGCATTAGTGCTAGCGAGCTTGTGGTGTTTCGTCCACCTTTGTAACAGGCAATGCTCACaccttttgtgtttgctttccacTCCATTAACAGTGATGTGAACTTTCACAGAAAGACCGTTTGAGTCACGTGTGCTATTAATGTCTAtcaatcagaaaagaaaattctaaatCAGAACTCCAAGAAATCTTGAATCTATGCACGTGACATATTTAGCCTTTCAAAACCAACTGAGGCAGGAAAAAGAATTCCTTATTATTAAGGACTTTGTTATATTAAGGAAAtatcataaaataataattttattattatatacTGCTAAATTATAATTACTCATAGTTCACATTGCAAGAAAGATACCAGCAAAACCATCTTTCTGAATGCTTTCAAAGCTAATTTCAATGATAAGCACATATGATCAAAGCAATCACATACTTCTGAACCACAGAATATTTTTGCACTACTGTTTTCATTActctgcaaagcagaagcaaGACTTCCTGTTATTTCCTCGGAAGTTCTAAATTTTCTCTCGTTCATAGTGGGTTTGCAAAGCTAAACTAATCAACATTTATAAAGCATCTTCTTATTCTTGATTCTGTTAGAATAAAACTATTGTTACATATTTaggattttaaagtatttttttatttacagcttGGCTTATGCAATGAAAACCTGAAGGGTGTCTTGAAGGCCTTGGATTCAATAAAGACTAAGGTAAACATCATCACAGCCTGATATAATATACAGAGTAGTTAAATTAAAATCTATGCAGTCTCTCATATGCCTTTTTGAGGACTTCAGAATAATGCAGGGGTTCAGCTGAAGGAGGCTGTTGAGACATAGGAGCTGAAAGCATGATCCTGGATGTGAGTTTATGGGATCCTGTAAGATATTTTGTATTGTTGAGGCTGCACCCTGTAGACAGCTATGGGCTCTTTGTGTAAGAGTAAGAGTACACAGTTCCTGATCCCTACCTAATCCTATGCTTCTGTCTGTCTATTTAAAATTACCCCTGGTGTCCACCACCAGCACTCACAATGACAAACTGAAGTTTTGCTCAgttgaaagaggggaaaaaagggagaagaaataacACCAGAACTGCACTTTTCTTAAGCTGTTTTGTAAAGCAGTGACTATTCCCACTAAGCCTCTCATAAAGGCACAAGATAAGCAGAGATAGAATCTGAATATTTGAATTTTAGTGAAGCATGTTAAAAATACTATACAGCATCTCCcacaagattttaaaaaggaatgtgGACTTTGACCCTGAACATGCAAGCATTATCAACATGTATGAATACTCCCTTTAGCCTCAACAGACAGCTGAAAATTAATTATACACTGAAGTGTTTTGCTTGCTCAGGAGCAGagttcagtattttgaaaaaaaaaacaaaacaaaacacaaccctgTAGTCAGTGATGACTGAACTCTTTGGTATCTGGTACCATTTGGGGGggaagttgttttttgtttggttttttgagtAACACTGCTCATCGTCGGTGGTGACAGCCTAGATGTATCTCAGTGTCAAACTTACCACCAGGACAAGCAACTCACCTCTGATGCTATGAGGAAACACTAGTGTTTTGAAATGACCTTCTCTGATTTAGGAACACACTCCCTTGTAGCCTGAGATGTAAATCCTATCTTACTCATGGGTTTCATGAGCATCTTCCACAGGGTAAGCAAGCTCCCTTTTCTGATTTTGATCCTTCAAGCCTACTGCCTAAATCCATGGATTACTGGACCTACAATGGCTCTCTGACTCATCCTCTTCTCCGTAAGAGTGTCATCTGGATTATCCTTAAAGAGCCAATTACTATCAGCTCAGAGCAGGTACGGTATTACAAGGAACAAGACCCTTCTTGTCTTTTAGCTTTAGGGACATTATCACTTTACATTGTATTGCTGCATTTTATTAGGTttatttgtctcatttttactgtaaaatgaGTACTACCTTTACACCACATTATTGCTCTTAATAAACACTTATGATTCTGCCTCAGCCAGGTTAGGCTACTCACATCATACAAAGTCTTGTGGGCATTGAGATAAAATGACTTCAGATTGGTGGAGTTGCTTCCATTGCTCCAGGAAAGGCAGTTTGCTTACTTAAACTTCCTTGCAGTGCTGTGTCTCCCGAAGCAGAAGCCAGGCAGAAAGCTGAATTCTTCACATCTTCATTCCTACAAGACTCCCCAAAAGAAATTCATATTCTGACCAAATCTCAGCCAAAAACCTCCCTGAGCAGGAAGTTTTGCGACATGCCACATGATTAAATAGCCAGAGTATAGTTGTCCATTCAGTGCTATCACAGAGTGGTTGGGAGCTGTACCAATTGctttattattgcattatttccTAATAATGCCTGTAGGACAAGCTAAATATCCCTCACTGGCCTTACCAAGGTAAGTATTCTTTCTGTTCTAAACTCTTATGAAACTGTCTTATGCAGTTAAATTATTGCCACCTGTCCTTCCAAAGGTGTTTGAATTAATATCTTTCCAGATAAGGCTAGTTAAGTACTTTgaatctttgaaaataaaaagcacacaTGTAGAAATAAATGGAGTATTATGAAGATCCTTAATATTTGTTCAAGCTGTTATTAATTGAGATATTAAATGGATAGGGGACAGAAATTAAGTACAAATAGTTTGACATAAAAAGCAATGTCTAAAGCAAAGTTGAATTAGTTCTAAGGCATTGTTTTTTACTTTCACAATtggtgattatttttaatttatcaaaccccatttttttttacataggtGATAACACAGTGGTACCCATGTCTGAAAGTTTCTGTGACAGTTGGATATAGGGGTGAATAGGATATTCAAAGATGGTTGTCTGTGGCAGTACTTCTGGCGCAGCATAAATCCTGACTCACCACTGGATTAATTCAATATTAtgaagcttgatttttttaaaaatagaaagttagTTGGGAAGTATAACAATTTCTCACTGACGTGCAATATAAAAGTGAAAAGCTAAATATATCCCTTCCTTCCTCACCTCATTTAGCTGGCTCAATTCCGCACAATCCTGTCTTCTGCTGAAGGGGAAGCACCTTGTCCCACACTGAGCAATCACCAGCAACCCCAACTGCTGAAAGGCAGAGTGGTGAAAGGCTAATTCCAGACAACCAAAGCAAATCTGGAGAACAGTCTGCTCATCAAGAGCAACACATCCAAACAAAGACCACGGAAAAATCTACCACAGAAATGAGAATGTGCATGTGTTCTTAGTTGCAATATTCCTGTCCTGCCAGAAGCAGTTGTAATTCACTGTGGCATTCGGCTAGTGCTTTTACTGGAATTAATCTATATTCTTTTTGTGGTAGGCAACTAATCTGTTTTAATGCATGACTTTTAACAGTGAAATGTACTGTAAAATTTTTAATGAATCTTCACATTCCTTCTGATGTTCTAAGTAAACTGTGGTGATAAGAAGCAAAGTAATTGTTCAGAGTGAAATTAATCAGTACTCAGCTTCCCACAAAGACAGTTTATGCAACTGTATGAGATATCTGTTATTTTTTGCAATGAAATTGATACCGTTAATGTCAATTACTAATGGGTTATTGTTGATTTGGCTaataaaaatggtttctttttctagttTAGCTGATATATGCctgattaaaattaaattaataaagaaagcgctttaaaatgaaacagtattgTAACAGTGCTATGCtaacagtgttttaaaagaaattatgtgacaattgctgttttatttcaccTGCAGATCTACTAAAGGATTATTAGACATATGTCCATGGAAAAATAAAGCACCTTGGTCTGACTGTACATTTAAGTCAAACACTTACAGCACCAGTTTCACTATTTCTCAAGCAGAGCAGTACTCAGCTTTGCAAATGGCTCCAGCAGTGACAAATGAATTATTTAATAGCCAGCAGTGTCAAAGGTCTGAAGAAGATAAAGTCAGACTCTACAGGGAACAACATAAAGCATTAGAACAGAAATTAGGTTTCCAGTTGACCCCATTATGTAACTTAAATGTTATTTGACTGAAATGACAAAGTACCTTCATTAAATTACGTGACTATTATCTGTTGGGGTTTTGCAGCACATGTTGCTACAGATATAGTTTCTTCTTTACCATTTGCATGCTTTTGACTATACAGTAAAAGCAGTACTGTAAACATTTACAGTTCCTCACACTTCCTCTGTAAAgtacagaaaattttcaaatcCATGTTCCCAACATATTCAAAAGCTGAATtgctttaaatgcaaaatacCACCTCTGCTGCAGTCAGCTGCATTCAGTGGGACATACTCCTAGGTCCACCTTTCCAGCTAACCAGTGTGTGTACCAAACAACTGGATCAATAAGGCCTTGGTCTGTGACTCGCCACCATAATCTAGTGGCAACAATTATCATACCAGAACATGTGAAATGAATAACTAATTACTTGCCCCAATCAAATTATCTTATACCTGGTTGGCGTGTGTACCCTTACTGCCTTGTGCCATTAGCCTGTTAAGCACAATGACAGAAGTCAAGACTCCAACTTAATTCAATGCAATGCATTTCTAAGAAACACAATAAAATCATACCAAGACCTATCTTTATTCTGTTCCAAAAAAGATGCCACATTTATGGCTAACTTTCCATATGAAATAGGTTTTGAGATATCACAAGCGATTTTCACCTGAAAAAAGGAGGTAATTTAGTCTTATTCTCCTagcttggaaagaaaagaaaaattaatttaaagtgcAGAAGAGTGAGCACAAACTGCAGACAAGCACACAGCAGCTAAAATGTAATACTTCAGCTTAGTCTTAGACCTCCACCTTTATGAACAAGAATCTCCCTTCTgtcagaaaagtttcttttcctaATAATATCAATCCCTGATGCAGAATCATGAACAAAATGGGAGCTCACCCATGAGCATGGGAATGATGAGCTCAGTATTCAAAAGCAGTCTCCACTTCTGTGCTAATTAAAAAGCACACAAATCAACATTCAGATATTCCTGCCATCCTCATCAGCAATACCTATTTCCTATTACCTTATTAAGCAAAGCTAGTAAAATGTCTCTTTCTGTCCACAAACTTACAAAAAGAATTACAAAGAGGCCAATAATTCCCTCAGGTAATTGATACCTTCTTAATGAGCGATCCTGAAACCACACCGCTGGTCTCTGCCTTAGTGCAACAACTGCATCATCCCTTTAACTGCCGTGAACAGGAAGATAATCATTTTCACTCCTCTCAgttctccagaaaaaaatctgatggtGCTTGTGGGAAAAGTGAGAACAGACACACAGCTGTTCAACTGAAAACAGTTCGACTGGTTTCAGAGGAGGCATCTTCCTTGTGAtggcaaaaaaattaaacttcacaAAGAGAACGCAACGGGCACACGTTTGAGAAATGGGAACAAATCTTGTTAGGCAGAACAACAGCTTCCTATACATTGCTGTTTCATTCAGAGTCTCTTTAAAAAGCTCTCTAACTAGTGTCCTGAGCTGTATCTTGTAATTTCTCAGATTTAGAGTGTGCCtgagctgcagagctgtgggTTCAATCAGTTGGAGACCTTTGCATGTGTGCACAAGGGTGACAGGAAGCGGGCAGCTGGATCTACTGGTTTGTCTCAAGTTCATCTCCAACATAAATGACTTCACCCTGCTTCTTTTTGTGTAACTTCTTTggaaaattactttaataaaatacatgttGAAAACATCAAGTAGGAACAACTGTGAAAATCAAATGGATCTGATTATGACAACCAAGAAATTGAATAAGCAATTCATAGTCTAGCAAATGGTAGGGCAAAGGAAATGTCCTTGACTTGATCAAGGAAAGCAAGCTCATTTCATAGTATCTCTAGACTTTGACTACCAGTGAAGGAGAGATCTCTTATCTTTATagcaaagaaagagaacaaaatacaaacaggattttattttaggaCATAAAGCTATCACTATATTGACATCTAACGGTACTTGCTGGCAATATAAAAGagatggaaaggaaaattaccCAGTGCAGTAGTTTGAATGGGTGATTTCTCAATGCCAAAGACTTGAggaaattacacagaaaaacataaatattttaaatcttattttaagaATACCATTTCTGTCTCTTACCAGAATGAATCGTTTTCTCATTTGCTGCTCAATATTTTATCCATACATAAAAATAATGGTATCTGTGTGCTGTGCACCAATAGCCAAACCCCACAGTAAATCACCTTTAGTCCCAAATGACAGAGAAACACGCAAATGCAAGCTACCACAGACGCAACTCATCTAGAGAACTGCTAAGCTTCTCCTCATCTTGCAAAGTCTTTCAAAATACAGCAACTCTGCTAAAATAAAGTTCCCTTCTGTAGCTCCACAGCTGTGAAAAAGTAGTTAACGCTTAGCATTTAGCATCTGATCAGCAGAATGGGCTTCAGGTCAGGCTCCAGCAACCCCTTCCATCTTGACCTCTGCTGGGCACATTAACTAGGACTCCTTCATTGGGGTTATAGGACAAAATTGGGTTGGTTAATGTTCcacattcattttttctttagaaaatccTTCCTAATTCAACTTTTCCCTCATGTTGAAGGAAGAAGTGTACTGTTAGAACCACAAAGGTGTCAACTGATAAGTGTGCTTTGAGAATGCCCAGATAAAACCCTGTAGATGAGATAGCCTGAGGAGGCCTAGTTAATAGCTCCTGATACAGCTAAGGGATTTTACTGTAGGGTCTGTAGAtcttttggaaaaggaaagaccTTGTACAAGAAGTCTCACTTCCTTCACAGGACTTTCTGGGAATCCTCTGCATCTTTAATCCTATCTATAACAGGCGCAGCAATGCAGGGCTGCAGTGCTGAGCAAGCCCAGCGGCACAGGATGGGAAACACAGGGCTTGGAAGCAGCTAGCAACAACGCTGGGCAGTGGAAGAAACCACTTAAAACTGAAGTCAGTTGCAGTAGAACATTTAGAAAATGTCCAGATGTAATACTACATCTTGAAcgttttaaaattgtttttcaagcAAAACTGCTTGTCAAAATCAACACATTCACTAGCTATTCTGAATTTCTTGAGTGCATTatttatcaaagaaaagaaaagaaaaaaattgctgaaaaaatCCCGCCAGGATTAATGGTGTACTGCTGCCTATGTTATGGCAATGCATTATAGCTTCCTTGCATGCTTTATTCAAATTTTTCTGCATTAGCACAGAgctcaaataaaatgcatttattttccgACTGCTTAAGCCATTAAGTCTTTGCTTATGCTAAGCAATGCTCTGAGGTAACCAAGATATCACACcataaaaactttaaaatcaaCAAACTAAATTGTGCCACAAGGTTCACCATAGTGTAGCTAGAGCCAAGTCAGCTTAAATAGTATATGTGTAGGAAAAATACACCTATGGGATTGTGTTCACGTCAGTACAGTATACTGTGACTAATTTCTTTAAGGGCTATCCCTTGCAGCACTAAGTCAGCCAAAGGTGTAAGGTTCCTCTCAGAAGGGTGCTAAAGGAGCCTGTGTGACAACGAGGCACCTGCTCCCCTGAGGGACCAAGTGCCCTTCATCCCCAAGGCGTCCCGCTGGCTTCCAGCAGACGAGCAAAGGGTGGTGCTGCCACAGGGCGCTGGCCTGCCGGGGTCCACGGAGCCCGAGTGGATGCAGGACCAAGCTGTGCCATTTTGGGAGCCGTGATAGCAGCAGCACTTTCTGTTCCTGCAGCCTGAAATGAGCACTTCCCTCATCGCCAAACTATCGCCACCTGATGATCCCCTTTTAGATATCCATTACATTCACTTCCTATTTTGTCTGTGGAGAGCTACTGCTCACATTTGGATAAAACTGTGAAATCAAGAGGCTGGAATATCTTATCCCTGATATTCACTGTATCGGGCAATGTGTAGCCTCTGCTTAATTTTCtcataaatatacacacacactccagGGTGGAAATTTAAGAGCGAGCTGGGGAAAGCCCCAagcttccctttctcttcccacccCAGGGGGGAATCAGCTTAATTCCTTACATACCCTTTGAACAGCATTTACCCCTCCTCAGGACACCCGTGAGCTTAAATCCATCCCGCCCAAGCAAGAGAAACCTGAGGATGGTCGAGGGGCGACCGAGCATGTCGCATGCCCGGCAGCTCTTGGCGCATGTCGCTCAGCGGGACGATGGCTGCCGGAGCGACGCCTCAGTAACTGGATAcagcggggcaggggggcagTGTGAGTCCACCAAAACGCTGCCGCAGAGCATGGCCGGGGATGGGCCTGTGGGTCGGCTGTGCACGACCCACGCCAGGCCCCAGCTGCAGCCGCATCTTCACTGAATTCAGCCCCAGCTGAGCCCGCTGGCCGCCAGGCTCACCCCCGCTTAGATGAGCGCTGGCTTTGTCAGCGTTGGGTAAGACAGTTTCCTAAGCAGCATTTTTGACCTTTTGGTCACAAAAACATAAGACACGCACAGGAATCCTGGCGGCACGAGGATGTGCTTTTTTGAGACACCACAAATTTGATTTGTGGTGATGATTTGGCCTGCTCTTATTCTCACTGAAATCTTTAGCAAACTACCTGTTGACTGAAGTGGAACAGGACAAAGCAGTGAATGAGGctgaaagactaaaaaaaaatagtgtctgGCGTGACAAAATCTAATGCAATAAAACCTCATCTCTACCTGGGACATTCAGTTACCAGAGCAATGTAATAACATCAATCAATATAAAAGACCAAGTCATGCACTACAATACTTTTATAAATGGTAACTTTGAACATaccctctcctgccctgctgtaAACTTGCTCCTTCAGATGGAGGGGTGTTAATCAGGAGAGAGCTGAGGACCGGGGCAATCTGGTCATCTGGGCCACCCCTTGAAACCAGTCTGCTTCCTCATGATAAAGAGACACTAGCCCTCGGCACACCAACAACATGCTGTCAGGAAACGTTTAGATTTACCCTTGAAAAATGTGTTAGGACAGATTTGGTAGTAGTGGCACAAAAAGTTGTCAGCAGCTGATGCAACAGGACCACCCCTGTCTTATCGGGACGTTCCCCATGAGGAAGAGCAAGGAGGGGGAcatccacagctgctgctgtgcaagCGATTGGGCTTCCCTGCAGTCCTCTGGGGGAGGCCAGATCTGCACgtccccctccttccctcaccAAACTGTGCGCTCTTCCATTGATTCGCACTGTTGTGAAGTGTGGTCTAATATCCTTTCACAGAACCTTATTTCTTAATTATCTCCATGGAACCATACAGGCCGTTTCTGCAATGGCAACATACTTTGGAGGCATGGTCCAGTAGAGCCATTGTGTCTTCTGTCTGTGAAAATGCTCAAATGCAAGAGGAGTGCCTGAAATGGTCACACTCCAACTATTCAGAGTGCTTTCAGCCCTTGAACAAGTCCTATAGGATTAACATTAGGCAGGATTTTACAAGGCTGCCAGATAAAGATGttgcattttgcatttccattacATTTCCCACATTACTTTCCCACAGCAAAGTTTGTAACATGGATTCTTTTATTATTGGGTCAAGGGAGAGAAAGGCTCCAGGGAAAGCCTCCAGACAGCTTTAGATAATTATTGCAAAGGAAAGCTCTGCCAAGACCTACAGAATTGTTTCCTATTTTACTCATTGTACCCTGCTTCTGGCCTCCTAGGTTTCCCTGGTATGAACATTGCTGACCTATCCTGTGATCCTTTAGCCTTCCTTCCAAGTATTTGTTGTATGCATATTTCTTTCTTCAAGTGACATTTTAACTCATTTTAGCATATCTGATTGATGAGAGGGAGGTGGAGAACAGATGTTTGGCTTAAGCAGTTGCAAGACCAGACACTTGTGTACAGGAGATCAAGCTCTAGACC contains:
- the LOC143157350 gene encoding LOW QUALITY PROTEIN: carbonic anhydrase 1-like (The sequence of the model RefSeq protein was modified relative to this genomic sequence to represent the inferred CDS: inserted 2 bases in 1 codon); the protein is MASLNWSYEGNNGPDQWHKLYPIANRDRQSPIGIKTKEVKKDASLGLLWITWKPPTCKEIVNVGHSFQVNFADKDNQSVLTGGPLTGTHRLPXLDDQGSEHTVDGKKYASELHLIHWNSDKYSNVAEALEKPGGLAIVTVFLKLGLCNENLKGVLKALDSIKTKGKQAPFSDFDPSSLLPKSMDYWTYNGSLTHPLLRKSVIWIILKEPITISSEQLAQFRTILSSAEGEAPCPTLSNHQQPQLLKGRVVKG